A single Cnuibacter physcomitrellae DNA region contains:
- a CDS encoding PadR family transcriptional regulator has product MAELTTLAVAALSLLVESPMHPYEMFQTMTLRQTDQLVKVRPGSLYHTVARLEREGYAREVGTSREGNRPERTTYEVTEAGRQALQERLTAMLASPVPAYPEFALALAEAHNLPLDQVRALLERRVDSLRAELVGVDGGVGRVLAKDLPRRFWIEAQYRRTLLESEIDWIDALLADLADGSLPWD; this is encoded by the coding sequence ATGGCCGAGCTCACCACGCTCGCGGTGGCGGCGCTGTCCCTGCTCGTCGAGAGCCCGATGCATCCGTACGAGATGTTCCAGACGATGACCCTGCGCCAGACCGACCAGCTCGTGAAGGTGCGCCCGGGGTCGCTGTACCACACGGTGGCTCGCCTCGAGCGCGAGGGCTACGCCCGCGAGGTCGGCACCTCGCGCGAGGGCAACCGCCCGGAGCGCACGACCTACGAGGTCACCGAGGCGGGCAGGCAGGCGCTCCAGGAGCGCCTCACCGCCATGCTCGCCTCCCCGGTGCCCGCCTACCCCGAGTTCGCCCTCGCGCTGGCCGAGGCCCACAACCTCCCGCTGGATCAGGTGCGCGCCCTCCTCGAGCGTCGCGTCGACAGCCTCCGTGCGGAACTGGTGGGCGTCGACGGCGGGGTGGGCCGTGTGCTCGCGAAGGACCTGCCCCGCCGGTTCTGGATCGAGGCGCAGTACCGCCGCACGCTGCTCGAGAGCGAGATCGACTGGATCGACGCGCTCCTGGCCGACCTGGCCGACGGCTCCCTCCCCTGGGACTGA